A genomic region of Lysinibacillus sp. 2017 contains the following coding sequences:
- a CDS encoding YjzD family protein, which translates to MQYIITFFWSFLLVTMLNYVVSSVNGVDFNFTNGVIVSLVFSVLVIIIAAVIPNESTPDAEAEHH; encoded by the coding sequence ATGCAATATATTATTACTTTCTTCTGGTCATTCCTATTAGTAACTATGTTAAACTACGTAGTAAGCTCAGTTAATGGCGTAGACTTTAACTTCACGAATGGCGTTATCGTTTCATTAGTATTCAGTGTATTAGTAATCATCATCGCTGCAGTGATTCCAAACGAATCAACTCCAGACGCAGAAGCTGAACATCACTAA
- a CDS encoding ATP-dependent Clp protease ATP-binding subunit, with product MQFNQTQDNRPPLEQFGRNLIEQVKNGKMDPVIGRDEEIRNVIRILSRKTKNNPVLIGEPGVGKTAIVEGLAQRIVRKDVPEGLKEAELYELDMSALIAGASYRGQFEERLKGVLKQVKESEGNIILFIDEIHTIVGAGKTEGAMDAGNMLKPMLARGELHCIGATTLDEYRMNIEKDPALERRFQQVLVREPSIEDTVSILRGIKDRFEEHHRGVRIHDRAIIAAAQLADRYITDRFLPDKAIDLIDEACAMIRIEIDSMPQELDQLTRRLTQLKIEQQALKKEKDDASKKRLDLISEEVEKLEISIKTMKEQWELEKSGLQVVRDKKDQLKKYQAEAEYLINTGSNFARASELQYSQIPKLEKEVTELEQQLKATEGNRMLREEVTEEEIAKIISRWTGIPVTKLVEGEREKLLRLKDTLQERVVGQDDAVTYVTEAVWRARSGIKDPNKPIGSFLFLGPTGVGKTELAKALAAQLFDSEDHFVRIDMSEYMEKHSVSRLVGAPPGYIGYEEGGQLTEAVRRNPYSVVLLDEIEKAHPDVANILLQVLDDGRITDSQGRMVNFTNTVIILTSNIGSHYLLEENEESEALVQAALRQHFKPELLNRMDDIIMFHALSNEHFHAIAWKYVHQLQDRVAEQEITLHVSDEVVNWVVENGVDPQFGARPLKRFVQRHLETMVARELLKGEVTAGQTMSITLDNGELKIMN from the coding sequence ATGCAATTTAATCAAACACAAGATAACCGTCCACCATTAGAACAATTTGGACGGAATTTAATCGAACAAGTAAAGAACGGCAAAATGGATCCAGTCATTGGCCGAGATGAAGAAATTCGTAATGTCATTCGCATATTATCGCGCAAAACGAAAAATAATCCCGTATTAATCGGTGAACCAGGTGTTGGTAAAACGGCGATTGTCGAAGGACTTGCACAGCGTATCGTCCGCAAAGATGTACCAGAGGGCTTAAAAGAAGCGGAACTGTATGAATTAGATATGAGTGCATTAATCGCAGGCGCATCGTATCGTGGGCAATTTGAGGAACGTTTAAAAGGTGTTTTAAAACAGGTGAAAGAATCGGAAGGAAACATTATTTTATTTATCGATGAAATTCATACGATCGTTGGCGCTGGTAAAACAGAAGGCGCGATGGATGCTGGTAATATGTTAAAGCCAATGCTTGCACGTGGTGAGCTCCACTGTATTGGTGCAACAACACTAGACGAATATCGCATGAATATTGAAAAGGACCCAGCATTAGAGCGCAGATTCCAACAAGTACTTGTGCGCGAACCTTCGATTGAAGATACCGTATCGATTTTACGCGGGATTAAAGATCGCTTTGAAGAACATCACCGTGGTGTTCGTATTCATGACCGCGCGATTATCGCTGCTGCACAATTAGCGGATCGTTATATTACCGACCGTTTCTTGCCAGATAAAGCCATCGATTTAATCGATGAAGCGTGTGCAATGATTCGTATTGAAATTGATTCAATGCCTCAAGAGCTTGATCAATTAACACGCCGCTTAACCCAATTAAAAATCGAACAGCAGGCACTAAAAAAAGAAAAAGATGATGCAAGTAAAAAACGTCTTGACCTAATTAGTGAGGAAGTTGAAAAGCTAGAAATTTCCATTAAAACGATGAAAGAGCAATGGGAACTTGAAAAAAGTGGACTTCAAGTTGTTCGTGATAAAAAAGACCAATTGAAAAAATATCAAGCAGAAGCAGAGTATTTGATTAATACAGGCAGTAACTTTGCTCGAGCAAGTGAGCTTCAATATAGTCAAATTCCAAAGCTTGAAAAAGAAGTAACAGAGCTTGAACAACAACTTAAGGCAACAGAAGGCAATCGTATGTTACGTGAAGAAGTAACGGAGGAAGAAATCGCAAAAATTATTTCTCGGTGGACAGGCATTCCAGTGACGAAGCTTGTAGAAGGGGAACGTGAAAAATTACTTCGTTTAAAAGATACACTTCAAGAACGTGTTGTCGGTCAAGACGATGCAGTCACATATGTAACTGAAGCAGTATGGCGTGCTCGTTCGGGTATTAAAGATCCGAACAAACCGATTGGAAGCTTTTTATTCTTAGGGCCAACAGGTGTCGGTAAAACAGAATTAGCCAAAGCATTAGCCGCACAGCTATTCGATTCAGAGGATCATTTCGTTCGTATTGATATGAGTGAATATATGGAGAAACATTCTGTATCACGACTTGTCGGAGCGCCTCCAGGATACATTGGCTATGAAGAAGGTGGCCAATTAACAGAAGCCGTTCGTCGTAACCCGTATTCAGTTGTGCTACTAGATGAAATCGAAAAAGCACATCCAGATGTCGCAAATATTTTATTGCAAGTTTTGGATGACGGTCGTATTACCGATAGCCAAGGTAGAATGGTGAACTTCACGAATACGGTCATCATCTTAACGTCTAACATCGGATCGCATTACTTATTGGAAGAAAACGAAGAGTCAGAAGCGTTAGTGCAAGCTGCGCTACGTCAGCACTTCAAGCCAGAGCTACTAAACCGTATGGACGATATTATAATGTTCCATGCTTTATCAAATGAACACTTCCATGCTATCGCTTGGAAATATGTCCATCAATTACAAGACCGTGTGGCAGAACAAGAAATTACTTTACATGTTTCAGATGAAGTAGTAAATTGGGTTGTTGAAAACGGTGTTGATCCACAGTTTGGGGCACGTCCGTTAAAACGATTTGTACAACGCCATTTAGAAACGATGGTAGCCCGTGAATTATTAAAAGGGGAAGTAACCGCAGGACAAACCATGTCGATTACATTAGATAATGGTGAATTAAAAATTATGAACTAA
- a CDS encoding beta-ketoacyl-ACP synthase III has translation MNAGIIGIGKYVPEKVMTNFDFEKILDTSDEWIRSRTGIEQRRYAEGEETSDLAFKAAQNALENAGITADQLGLIIVATVTPDRGFPSVACQIQERLGASGCGAMDISAACSGFIYGTTIAKQFIETNSYDYILVVGVEKLTKITDWEDRNTAVLFGDGACAAIISKVSEGRGILSFELGADGTGGKNLYLNDERKIYMNGREVFKFAVRQMGESAINVLEKAGLTKDDVDYLVPHQANIRIMESARERLGLPEEKMSKTIQNYGNTSAASIGISIVDDLAAGKIKDDDIIVLVGFGGGLTWGALAIKWGK, from the coding sequence ATGAATGCAGGGATTATCGGAATCGGGAAGTATGTTCCGGAAAAGGTAATGACAAATTTTGATTTCGAGAAAATTTTAGATACATCAGATGAATGGATTCGTTCGCGTACAGGAATCGAGCAACGACGCTATGCTGAAGGGGAAGAAACATCTGATTTAGCCTTTAAGGCAGCGCAGAATGCACTTGAAAATGCGGGGATTACAGCGGATCAGCTTGGGTTAATCATTGTAGCTACCGTAACGCCGGATCGAGGTTTTCCAAGTGTAGCTTGTCAAATTCAAGAGCGACTAGGGGCTTCTGGATGTGGCGCAATGGACATTTCAGCAGCCTGTTCGGGTTTTATTTACGGAACTACAATTGCAAAACAGTTTATTGAAACAAATAGCTATGACTATATATTAGTAGTAGGTGTAGAAAAGTTAACGAAAATTACGGATTGGGAAGATCGAAATACGGCCGTTTTATTTGGTGATGGCGCTTGTGCTGCAATCATCAGTAAAGTGTCTGAAGGGCGCGGTATTTTATCGTTTGAGCTTGGGGCAGATGGAACAGGTGGCAAAAACCTCTATTTAAATGATGAAAGAAAAATTTATATGAATGGCCGTGAAGTATTTAAATTTGCTGTGCGTCAAATGGGAGAATCGGCTATTAACGTACTTGAAAAAGCCGGATTAACGAAGGATGATGTCGATTACTTAGTACCACATCAAGCGAATATTCGAATTATGGAATCCGCGCGTGAACGCCTCGGCTTACCCGAAGAAAAAATGTCGAAAACGATTCAAAATTACGGTAACACTTCAGCTGCTTCTATTGGTATTTCGATTGTCGATGATTTAGCGGCAGGAAAAATCAAAGATGACGATATCATTGTATTAGTTGGATTTGGTGGCGGTTTAACATGGGGTGCATTAGCAATTAAATGGGGAAAATAG